A window of the Zeugodacus cucurbitae isolate PBARC_wt_2022May chromosome 2, idZeuCucr1.2, whole genome shotgun sequence genome harbors these coding sequences:
- the LOC105213710 gene encoding zinc finger protein squeeze, whose protein sequence is MAELPAPPSDYLHRSIDQLRSMNERNVLSSLSHHLTPMELRNAAQLAAHEYKPFNINEFRQNVERLDYSLKNGLIQQQQQLLADHQQQQQQLQQQQQAHEQQQQQQQQHHQQQQQQAQQAAHQQQQHQQQQQQQQQLQLKQSYSPPNSPATPTMTEQPEQKYDPHAAAVEQQQQQHTVNQKQQRNQQGSPEGRDAKPYKCTQCTKTFANSSYLSQHTRIHLGIKPYRCEICQRKFTQLSHLQQHIRTHTGDKPYKCRHAGCPKAFSQLSNLQSHSRCHQTDKPFKCNSCYKCFTDELTLLEHIPKHKDSKHLKTHICNLCGKSYTQETYLQKHLQKHAEKAEKQQQRQASSTTNTQHHVPAGGIGLNLQRQVVMNAAAAAATSDPNSYWAKVGADSAVNAATLAEAIQQQQQQAAAAAAAAAAAAQQQQQHAQNGYNFAALQQHQQQQQQELLQHHQRLVNGGAGSGGDSAGSGNTPNHSHSPNDEGEDLVMRQTPQHHLQQQQQQQQQHQHQQSHSPNPLLIGNAAAAAAAAAAAANYDVKTTSAFTPINTAPPHLNALAAQQRPPAAAAYLYQQNAAAAAGFPTQLISLHQIRNYAHQPSAAAAAGLLASDHLLGLTGVTAGGAGKDKGQ, encoded by the exons ATGGCTGAATTACCCGCACCCCCAAGTGATTACCTACATCGTTCGATCGATCAGCTGCGCTCGATGAATGAACGCAATGTCCTCTCGTCACTGAGTCATCACCTGACGCCGATGGAATTGCGCAATGCCGCACAGTTGGCAGCGCATGAATATAAGCCGTTCAATATTAATGAATTTCGTCAGAATGTTGAACGTTTAGATTATTCATTGAAGAATGGtcttatacaacaacaacagcagttgcTTGCTGatcatcagcagcaacagcaacaacttcaacaacagcaacaagcgcatgaacagcagcagcagcagcaacaacagcatcatcagcaacaacaacagcaggctCAACAGGCGGCtcatcaacagcagcaacaccagcagcagcagcaacaacaacaacaattgcagctcAAACAATCATATAGTCCGCCAAATTCACCAGCCACGCCCACTATGACCGAACAACCAGAACAGAAG TATGATCCACATGCTGCTGCTGtcgagcaacaacagcaacaacacacagtCAATCAGAAGCAACAACGCAACCAACAAGGTTCCCCTGAAGGCCGTGACGCCAAGCCCTACAAATGTACGCAATGCACAAAAACCTTCGCCAATTCCTCATACCTCTCGCAACACACCCGCATCCATCTGGGCATTAAGCCGTATCGTTGCGAGATTTGCCAACGCAAATTCACACAGCTGTCGCACCTGCAACAACACATTCGCACACATACCGGGGATAAACCGTACAAGTGCCGCCATGCCGGCTGCCCCAAAGCCTTCTCACAGCTCTCCAATCTGCAATCGCACTCACGCTGCCACCAAACGGACAAACCGTTTAAATGCAACTCCTGCTACAAATGCTTCACCGACGAATTAACACTGCTCGAGCACATACCCAAGCACAAGGACTCGAAGCACTTGAAGACGCACATCTGCAACCTGTGTGGCAAGTCGTACACACAGGAGACCTATCTGCAGAAGCATTTGCAAAAACACGCCGAAAAGGCGGAGAAGCAACAGCAGCGGCAAGCCAGCTCCACAACCAATACGCAACACCATGTGCCTGCCGGCGGTATCGGCCTCAATTTGCAGCGACAGGTGGTAATGAATGCTGCCGCGGCGGCTGCAACTAGCGATCCCAATTCGTATTGGGCGAAAGTGGGCGCTGATAGTGCAGTGAATGCTGCCACGCTCGCTGAAGctatacaacagcaacaacagcaagctgccgccgcagcagcagcagccgcagcagctgcgcaacaacagcaacaacatgcacAGAATGGCTATAACTTCGCGGCGctccaacaacaccaacaacagcagcaacaggagCTGTTGCAACACCATCAGCGGCTGGTGAACGGTGGAGCGGGCAGTGGTGGCGATAGCGCTGGCAGCGGCAACACACCCAATCACTCACACTCGCCCAACGATGAGGGTGAGGACTTGGTGATGCGTCAAACGCCACAACATCATctccaacaacagcagcagcaacagcaacaacatcagcatCAACAATCACACTCACCCAATCCACTTTTGATAGGCaatgctgcagcagcagcagcggcggcggcggccgcAGCCAACTACGACGTGAAAACAACCAGCGCCTTTACACCGATCAACACGGCGCCACCACATTTGAATGCACTCGCTGCACAACAACGGCCACCCGCCGCCGCAGCTTACCTGTATCAGCAGAACGCCGCCGCAGCCGCCGGCTTCCCAACACAACTCATCTCACTGCATCAGATACGCAACTACGCGCATCAGCCCAGTGCAGCGGCGGCAGCGGGGCTATTGGCCAGCGATCACCTGCTCGGCTTGACTGGCGTGACCGCGGGCGGTGCCGGCAAGGATAAGGGTCAATAG